In the Leptospira wolffii serovar Khorat str. Khorat-H2 genome, CAGCTTACGGGACTAATCCGTTCGGACCAAACGGGATCTGTCAGGATATTTATCCCTTGGAATTGTATTAAGACAGTGGCATGATTGATGAAGGTGATTGCGACTTCGTTTTTATGTAATGGACTTTTGATTCGATAAGTTTCTTCGTTTTGAACGTGATCCGGCCACTTTTCAAAATGAATCGTGGCTAAAAGTTTCAAGGTCCTCCAAATGCCATTATCTTCCTTCTGGGTTGGATTATAGAAACGCTTCCCATCGTAATGATCGGATAACGGGTATTTTGTAGAGACACAGCTTATAAATAGGAAAGAAGAAAGGAAGAATAAGAACGGAATTTTACTCTTTCGTTTCGCCCTCATTTCGCAAGCCTTCTTATTTTTTTCTTTAGCGAATTCTTCCATTTCCTTTCTCCTATATTTTTTTCTTCATTTAACGATTTAAAGCAAGAAACCTCCGGACACTTCTATGTCTTGTGCAGTGATCCAACCGAAATCGTCGGAGAGTAGTTGGACGATGACATGTGCGATGTCTTGGGGGGCGCCGATCCTACCCAGGGCCGTTTGGTCCGCGAGAGGTTGGATAAACTCCGGATGCTTGTCGAAGGCTCCTCCTCCCAAATTGGTATGAACCGGACCGGGAGAGACTGAGTTGACTCGAATCCTTCTTGGAGAAAGTTCTTTTGCCAAATAGCGAGTCCAAGAAGTGAAAGCCGCCTTGGAGGCACCGTAAGCCGAGAAACCGGGAAAAGAACCTTTGCTGGAAGAGCTGGAGGTATTCACGATTCTTCCCCCGTCTTCCAAGATCTCTATCAAATTCTGCGTTAGGAAAAATGGGCCCTTGAAATTTGTATTTAGGATTTGATCGAAGTATTCTTCGCTCATCTCCGCGAAGGGCATTCCTCCTCCCACTCCTCCGTTGTTCACAAGGTAGTCGAATGTCTTTCTATTCCAAACCTTCTCTAAAACTTTTTTCACCGACTCCGTAAAACTTGCGAAGCTGGACTTTTGGCCCAGATCCAGGTGCAGTGCAACGGCCTTTCCGCCTTCTCCTTCGATTTCTCGGACGACCTCTTCCGCTCCCTTCTTATCCGAACGATAAGTGAGTATCACGCCTATTCCGCGTTTTCCGAGTATGAGCGCCGTGCTTTTTCCTATTCCGTTACTGCCGCCTGTGACGATTGCAATTTTCATAATTTTCCTCCTAAGATGAATCATCTTATGCTCCGGAGTATGAAGTAATAGAGGAGAAGAGTAAAGATTCGAACCTACTTTTATATTGCCTAATCCTACCATTGGTATATGTAGAAAATCCTATTACTCTCAATTTTATTCTTTTAAAAGGTCTAAAAATGCCGTAAAATGGACCTGTCATGGAAGATATTATACGAGAAATCGCCGAACTTACGATACATGCGGGCACGGAACCCACGGAAACGGAACTACCCGGAGTATGGATCATAAAGGGGGAGGTTCCTCAGCACCAGCTTGCGGCCGTTTACCAACCTATGATCGGATTTATCGTTCGGGGAGGAAAAACGATCTCCATCGGAGACCAGACCCTACATATGAAAGCGCCGTCTTATTTCATCATTCCCACGGAAATGCCCGCTTCTGGAAAAGTGGAACAGGGGAAGAATGGACTCCCTTATGTATCCGTGGCCTTGTATTTGAACCAAGAATCTATCCTAAGTTTGATGCAGGATTTACCCGACGATCAATGGGAAAGAAAGAGTTCCGGAGAATTTTCCAATTGCGATCTGGATCGGGATCTGGCGGAAGCCTGGTTACGTATGTTACGACTTTTGCATACACCGGAGCATATTGCCGCTCTTTTTCCTGTCTACGAAAGAGAGATACTGTATCGAACCATACTCGGGCCCCAGGGTTGGCGTCTCAGACAACTTTGTTTTGCTAGCGGAAAAGCGCCAAGAATCCATCAAAGCATCCGGTGGATCCGGGAGAATTTCAAAAAACCGCTGGATATCGGTCGGATCGCAGCTAAATCCGGTCTCGCTGTCACCACTTTTCACAGACAATTCAAAGACATTACGGGTATCAGTCCCATCCAATTCCAAAAGCAACTCAGATTGCTGGAAGCGAGAAAGCTTCTCGTGTATAGCGGCTCTTCCGTATTAGAGGCGGCCTATGAAGTAGGCTATGAGAGTCCATCCCAGTTCAATCGAGAATATTCGCGGTTTTTCGGAGAATCACCCGCGAGAGATGCTTCTAGATTGCGGAAGTTAGGATGAGAATTCCAGGCATAAATGTCCGTTGATATTTATCAGCTCCGCTTTACGACGCGATAAGAGGAAATGGTGGATTGTAAACGTTTCATATACTATAAACGAAATGC is a window encoding:
- a CDS encoding SDR family NAD(P)-dependent oxidoreductase, translated to MKIAIVTGGSNGIGKSTALILGKRGIGVILTYRSDKKGAEEVVREIEGEGGKAVALHLDLGQKSSFASFTESVKKVLEKVWNRKTFDYLVNNGGVGGGMPFAEMSEEYFDQILNTNFKGPFFLTQNLIEILEDGGRIVNTSSSSSKGSFPGFSAYGASKAAFTSWTRYLAKELSPRRIRVNSVSPGPVHTNLGGGAFDKHPEFIQPLADQTALGRIGAPQDIAHVIVQLLSDDFGWITAQDIEVSGGFLL
- a CDS encoding AraC family transcriptional regulator, which produces MEDIIREIAELTIHAGTEPTETELPGVWIIKGEVPQHQLAAVYQPMIGFIVRGGKTISIGDQTLHMKAPSYFIIPTEMPASGKVEQGKNGLPYVSVALYLNQESILSLMQDLPDDQWERKSSGEFSNCDLDRDLAEAWLRMLRLLHTPEHIAALFPVYEREILYRTILGPQGWRLRQLCFASGKAPRIHQSIRWIRENFKKPLDIGRIAAKSGLAVTTFHRQFKDITGISPIQFQKQLRLLEARKLLVYSGSSVLEAAYEVGYESPSQFNREYSRFFGESPARDASRLRKLG